AGGGGGCGACGGTGGTGGCCGTGGCTCTTGCGGGCTCAAGCCAACTGCAGGGGCTGATTGCTCTCGAGGATCAAGCGCGCGACGACGCCCAAGGCGCCCTGGCCCAGTTGCGAGCGATGGGTTTGGCGTTGGGCCTGTTGAGTGGCGATCGTCAGTCGCCGGTTCGGCACCTGGCGGCCCAGTTGGGCCTGCCGCCCGAGGAGTTGGCCTGGGAATTGCTGCCGCAGCAGAAGTTGGAGCGCATCGACCAGGCACGACGGGACTCCAGCCCCGTTGGCATGGTCGGCGATGGGATCAACGACGCGCCGGCCCTGGCCGCGGCGGATCTGGGCATTGCGGTGGGGACTGGAACCCAGATCGCGATCGATACCGCCGACCTGGTGGTGCTGGGAGAACGCCTCGAAGCGATCCCGATGGCGTTGCGCCTTGCCCGCCGCACGATGGCCAAGGTCCGTCAAAACCTGATTTGGGCCTTTGGCTACAACCTGGTCGTGCTGCCGATCGCCGCCGGGGTGCTCCTGCCAGGCTTTGGCGTCGTGCTGTCACCACCGCTGGCAGCTCTGTTGATGGCCATGAGCTCGATCACGGTTGTGGTGAACGCCTTGCTGTTGGGGCGCGATGACTAAGCGCGGGCGCTTTCTGGTGCTGGAGGGCATCGACGGGTGTGGCAAGACCACCCAGATCGAAGCCCTCAAAGCGTGGCTCCCCGCGAGTGGTCTGATGCCCGAGGGCGCACAACTGCTGGTGACGCGAGAGCCGGGGGGGACGGCCCTGGGACAGGCCTTGCGTCAGCTGTTGCTGCATCCTCCGGGGGAGGCGGCTCCCGAGTCCACGGCGGAGCTGCTGCTCTACGCGGCCGATCGCGCTCAGCATGTGCAGCAGCGCATTACGCCGGCCCTGGCGGCGGGCCATTGGGTGCTGAGCGATCGCTTTGTGGGATCGACGGCGGCTTACCAGGGCTATGGCCGCGGCTTGTCCCTGGACTTGATTGATCAGCTCGCCGCAATTGCCACGGCTGGGGTGCAGCCGGACCTCACGGCCCTGTTGGAGATCCCCTTGGCGGAGTCCTTGCGCCGGCGGGGCCACCGCCCGGCCGACCGCATCGAAGCCAGCGGCGAGGCCTTCTTGGCGCGGGTTTGCGCGGGCTTTAGTGCCTTGGCTCAGCAACACGGCTGGTGCCGCATTGAGGCCAGCCAATCGCCTGAGGCGGTTAGCCGGGCCCTGCAGGTGGCGATTGAGGAGGTCTGCCGCAGCGATGGCTGAGCTGTTTGAGGACCTGCTGGGGCAATCCCAAGCGGTAGCGCTGCTGCGGGCTGGTCTGCAGCAGCAGCGCCTGGCGCCGGCCTATCTGTTCTGCGGTCCCGATGGAGTGGGTCGCCGTTTGGCGGCCTTGCGCTTCCTGGAGGGAGCCATTGCGGGGCTGGATGGCTCACCTTCGGTGAGACGTCGGCTGCAGGACGGCAACCATCCCGACCTGCTCTGGGTGGAGCCCACTTATTCGGAGAAGGGACAGTTGGTTCCTGCGTCCCAGGCCGAAGCCGCTGGCGTGAGCCGAAAGGCGCCCCCGCAGCTGCGGCTGGAGCAGGTCCGGGCCGTCTCCCAGTTTTTGGCCCGCCGGCCGGTGGAGTCCTCCCGTTGCCTGGTGGTGATGGAAACCGTGGAGGCGATGGCCGAAGGAGCCGCCAATGCCCTCCTGAAAACCCTCGAGGAACCCGGCGACGGGATGCTGATCCTGCTGACGGCCTACCCGGATCGCCTGCTCAGCACGATTCGCTCGCGCTGTCAGTCGATTCCCTTTGGGCGGCTGGATCCCCAGACGTTGGAGGCGGTGCTGCAGCGCCATGGCCATGGGGGGATCACCCAGGCTGGTGATCCGCCGGAGTTGCTCGAACTCGCGGCGGGTTCACCGGGGGCGCTGCTGGAGCAACGGGCGCAATGGCAGTCCCTGCCGGAGGGGTTGACCGATCGCTGCAGTGCGTTTTCGGCCCCCAATGGTGCGCAGACCCCGATGGTGGCCCTGTCCTTGGCCCGCGATCTCTGTGAGGTGCTGGATGTGGAGCAGCAGCTCTGGCTGCTGGACTGGTGGCAGCTCCACCTCTGGCGCCAACGGCAGGACCCTTCTCCGCTAAAGCGTCTGGAGCAACTCAGGTCTCAACTGCGCAGTTACGTCCAGCCGCGCTTGGCCTGGGAGGTGGCGCTGCTGTCGCTTGCGGGGGTGGGATTGGGCAGCGCCTAGGCGGCGGTGCGGCGGTTGTCTCGGGCCTGTTGCACCAGTTGGGCGAGCGCTTCCTGGTTGTCTCCACTGGGGAGTTCCAGGCAGTAGCCGGCGCCGTAGACGGTCTTGATGAAGCGGGGCTTGCGGGGATCGGGCTCGAGCTTGGTGCGCAGGTGCCGCACGTGAACGCGGATGGTTTCGATGTCGTCGTCCGGCTCGTAGCCCCAGACCTCCTTGAGGATCAGTGAGGGGGCAACGGTTTGGCCGTGGCGCTGCAGGAGGCAGTGGAGCAGCTCGAACTCCAGGTGGGTCAGCCGGACGGGTTCGTCGAACCAGATCGCTTCAAAGCGCTCCGGGACCAGGGTCAGGCAGCCGTAGCTCAGGATCTCGTTGTGCTTCGTCGAGAGCGGAGCCCGATCGGAGCGGCGCAGGAGCGCCTTGATGCGCACCAGGAGCTCTTCCAGGTCGAACGGCTTCGCAAGGTAGTCGTCTGCACCGGAGTTGAAGCCGCTGACCTTGTCCTTGGTGCTGCCCAGGGCCGTCAGCATCAGGACGGGGATGCGGGAGGTGCGCTCATCACGCCTCAGCCGTTGGCAAAGGGTGAGGCCATCCACCTTGGGCAGCATGAGGTCCAGCAGGACCAGGTCAGGGGTGTATTGCAGGGCCAGGGCCTGGCCTTTGATGCCGTCCTCGGCCCGTTGCACGTCGAAGCCGCTGTGCTCCAGGTGGCCGGCCACAAGCTCGCGCATGTCGCCGTCGTCTTCGATCAGCAGGATGCATGGCTTCATGACTGGTTCCTGGGTTGACGGATGCGCGGTTGCAGTGAAGGGCCGAAGTTCACCGCCGGTATTCTCCGTGGCTTTTTGTGCTTCTGCACAACAAGCCTTCCGCTTGTTGTGGCCTGGAAGTCTTGCTGAACCTAGGGCTCGCAACGGGTTTGCCTGAATCGCGCCCGCCGCGATGGCGCGGAATCTTCAGGTTTTCTTTCGTCTTTTGGGTTGCGGATCTCGGCCGTTTGTTGTGAAGCGTGTTCCGCCTTCCCTTGGGCTCCAAGCAAAAAGCCCAGCCGTGAGGCTGGGCTTTTCAAGAACTCCCCGGGCGGGATTCGAACCTGCGACCAATCGATTAACAGTCGACCGCTCTACCGCTGAGCTACCGAGGAATGATCCCTGTCGAGACCCGAAGAACATACCTTTCAGCCCTTCCTCGTCGCAAGGGGCTTGAGCTGGTTTTGCACCGTCGAGCCGGTCTGCCAGGTGCCGATGCTGCCGCGCTCCATCAGGGCGGCTCCGTCGCACCAGCTCAGTTCCTCCAATCGATGGGTGATCCAGAGGGCGGTGATCGGTGCCTCCTGCCGGTGGCAGAGCTGGTGAATCAGGCTGATGACCTCCTGCTGACTGGTTTCATCTAGGAGCGCGGTGGGTTCATCCATCAGCAGGAGTTGGGCATCGCTCGCCAGGGCTCCCGCGATGGCGAGCCGTTGCTTTTGTCCCCCGCTGAGGCTGTGGATGGGCCGTTGGCGAAAGCCCCCCAGTCCCACCTGCTGGAGGACCTGATGGACCCGTTCGAGTCGCTCGCTCGCCGTGAGGCTGCTGGGAAGCGAGAGCTCGAGATCGCTGCCGCAGCTGGGTAGCAGGAGTTGGTGGTCCGGGTTCTGAAAGACCAGGGCCGGTTTGAGTGGTCGCTGGAGCTGGCCTTGGCTGGGCTCAAGGAGGCCAGCGATCAGGCGCAGCAGGGTGCTCTTGCCGCAGCCATTCCCGCCCACCAGCATCCAAAGCCCGGGGCGGGGAATGGTGAGGTTGCAGTGATTGAGGGCGCGGTGACCGGTCGGCCAGGTGAATCCCAGCCGCTCGGCCACCAGAGAAGGCTGCCCTCCATCCGCCTTAGCCATCGAAGCTGAAGCCGGGGCGCTTGCTGCCGCCGCCGAGGCTCGACTTTTCGTAGGTCTGGACCGCGACGACTTCAGAGGTCAGCAGGCTGATGCGCTTGCTTTCCTCTTTCTCGCAGTGCAGCTCGAGCAGACGGGGCTGCCCGGATTCCATGGCCTGCTGGATCTGGTTGTAGAGGTCCTGCGCGGCGCTTTGCTCCTTGCGCTGGACCGCGACGGGCATCGGGCTCAGCTTCAACGAGAGCTCAATTACAAACACAGGAGCAGGGTTTCAAGCAGGCCCCACTTTGGCGAACCGCAGCACCGGTTGCTGTTGGCCTGAGTACAAGTACTTATCGCTTGATCAGCCTTGCTGGAAATTGCGCGCGAGCTCGCCGCAAGCGTCCTGTTCCCCGTACAGTGCGCGTGTAACGCTTCATGAAGCCGCTCTCATGACGATCGCTGTAGGGCGCGCGCCGCAGCGGGGATGGTTCGACGTCCTCGATGACTGGCTCAAGCGCGACCGCTTCGTTTTTGTCGGGTGGTCGGGTCTGCTCCTGTTCCCCACTGCCTATTTGGCACTGGGTGGCTGGCTGACCGGCACCACCTTTGTCACCTCCTGGTACACCCACGGCATTGCCAGCTCCTATCTGGAGGGCTGCAACTTCCTCACCGCTGCGGTGAGCAGCCCGGCTGATGCCATGGGCCACTCTCTCCTTCTGCTCTGGGGCCCAGAAGCCCAGGGCGACTTCGTGCGCTGGTGCCAGCTCGGCGGTCTCTGGACCTTCGTGGCCCTGCACGGCGCCTTCTCCCTGATCGGCTTCATGCTGCGTCAGTTCGAGATTGCCCGTCTGGTCGGCATCCGTCCGTACAACGCCATCGCCTTCTCCGGCCCGATTGCGGTGTTCGTCAGCGTTTTCCTGATGTACCCCCTCGGCCAGAGCAGCTGGTTCTTCGCTCCGAGCTTCGGCGTGGCAGCGATCTTCCGCTTCCTGCTGTTCCTCCAGGGCTTCCACAACTGGACCCTGAACCCCTTCCACATGATGGGCGTGGCCGGCATCCTCGGCGGGGCACTGCTGTGTGCCATCCACGGCGCCACCGTGGAGAACACCCTGTTTGAAGACAGCGAGCAGGCCAACACCTTCAAGGCGTTCGAGCCCACTCAGGAAGAAGAGACCTATTCGATGGTCACCGCCAACCGCTTCTGGAGCCAGATCTTCGGGATCGCGTTCTCCAACAAGCGCTGGCTGCACTTCTTCATGCTGTTCGTGCCCGTCATGGGCCTCTGGACCAGCTCCATCGGCATCATTGGCCTGGCCCTCAACCTGCGTGCCTACGACTTCGT
This DNA window, taken from Synechococcus sp. LTW-R, encodes the following:
- the tmk gene encoding dTMP kinase translates to MTKRGRFLVLEGIDGCGKTTQIEALKAWLPASGLMPEGAQLLVTREPGGTALGQALRQLLLHPPGEAAPESTAELLLYAADRAQHVQQRITPALAAGHWVLSDRFVGSTAAYQGYGRGLSLDLIDQLAAIATAGVQPDLTALLEIPLAESLRRRGHRPADRIEASGEAFLARVCAGFSALAQQHGWCRIEASQSPEAVSRALQVAIEEVCRSDG
- a CDS encoding response regulator transcription factor; translated protein: MKPCILLIEDDGDMRELVAGHLEHSGFDVQRAEDGIKGQALALQYTPDLVLLDLMLPKVDGLTLCQRLRRDERTSRIPVLMLTALGSTKDKVSGFNSGADDYLAKPFDLEELLVRIKALLRRSDRAPLSTKHNEILSYGCLTLVPERFEAIWFDEPVRLTHLEFELLHCLLQRHGQTVAPSLILKEVWGYEPDDDIETIRVHVRHLRTKLEPDPRKPRFIKTVYGAGYCLELPSGDNQEALAQLVQQARDNRRTAA
- a CDS encoding DNA polymerase III subunit delta', with protein sequence MAELFEDLLGQSQAVALLRAGLQQQRLAPAYLFCGPDGVGRRLAALRFLEGAIAGLDGSPSVRRRLQDGNHPDLLWVEPTYSEKGQLVPASQAEAAGVSRKAPPQLRLEQVRAVSQFLARRPVESSRCLVVMETVEAMAEGAANALLKTLEEPGDGMLILLTAYPDRLLSTIRSRCQSIPFGRLDPQTLEAVLQRHGHGGITQAGDPPELLELAAGSPGALLEQRAQWQSLPEGLTDRCSAFSAPNGAQTPMVALSLARDLCEVLDVEQQLWLLDWWQLHLWRQRQDPSPLKRLEQLRSQLRSYVQPRLAWEVALLSLAGVGLGSA
- the psbD gene encoding photosystem II D2 protein (photosystem q(a) protein), with the translated sequence MTIAVGRAPQRGWFDVLDDWLKRDRFVFVGWSGLLLFPTAYLALGGWLTGTTFVTSWYTHGIASSYLEGCNFLTAAVSSPADAMGHSLLLLWGPEAQGDFVRWCQLGGLWTFVALHGAFSLIGFMLRQFEIARLVGIRPYNAIAFSGPIAVFVSVFLMYPLGQSSWFFAPSFGVAAIFRFLLFLQGFHNWTLNPFHMMGVAGILGGALLCAIHGATVENTLFEDSEQANTFKAFEPTQEEETYSMVTANRFWSQIFGIAFSNKRWLHFFMLFVPVMGLWTSSIGIIGLALNLRAYDFVSQEIRAAEDPEFETFYTKNILLNEGLRAWMAPADQPHENFVFPEEVLPRGNAL
- a CDS encoding ABC transporter ATP-binding protein; this translates as MAKADGGQPSLVAERLGFTWPTGHRALNHCNLTIPRPGLWMLVGGNGCGKSTLLRLIAGLLEPSQGQLQRPLKPALVFQNPDHQLLLPSCGSDLELSLPSSLTASERLERVHQVLQQVGLGGFRQRPIHSLSGGQKQRLAIAGALASDAQLLLMDEPTALLDETSQQEVISLIHQLCHRQEAPITALWITHRLEELSWCDGAALMERGSIGTWQTGSTVQNQLKPLATRKG